TCCCCCTGTCAATATTATTATCTATCATAAAATCTACGTTTATTAAGCGTATTTCATTCTCTTCCTGATACTGACTTGCTCTTTCTCTAAAACCATCTGTAAGTTGAAGTTCTATTGTCTCAGCAACATTACTTGGTGTATATAAATAAGTCGCTGAGAGAAAAACAAGTGCTATAGCCAATGCAGAAGCAAAGAGATAATGTCTTTTCTTACTTTTTTGCTTGCTTTTTTCTTCTCTTCTTTGGGAAACACTTCCTTCCCAGGCTTTACGAACTTCAGCTTCTGCCAAAGATAAATATAACTCACCATCAAGCAAACTTCCATAATTTATTTTTTCTTCAGCCTTATCTAACCAATCGCGTGCAAAGGAAATATGCTTAAGAATACTAATCACACTAATTTCTCACCACCTTATTTTAGTCTAAAAAGCATGTTTTTGCTTTCAGTATAATATCCCTAATAAGAGAGTAATTTTGACATCCTGTTTTCTATCATTATAGCTGTTTTAAGTGTATTAGAAGCAATTTACTCTATATTTCTCCTGTTTTGTACTCATTTGCGCCGTTTTTCTTATCTATCATAATTTACTTCCATTTCATAATAAAGCGAGACAATTTTCCACGCAATCTTTTAATTGCTTTTTTCTGCAATCTATAAAGATAAGAAAGACTTATTTCCATTTCTAAAGCCAGACTATCTGCCTTTTTATCTGCTAGATATATTCCCTCTATAATCGCTTTTTCTCGGTCTGGAAGCTCTTTTAGACTTTTTATTATTCTATCAAAAGCATCTTTATCGACTACTTTATCTTCAAACTCATCTGGATATATATCCAAGGGAAAGGATAGTTCCTTAATGCCATTTTTCAAATAATCTAGGCCTCTCCCCCTAATGTGATAAATAGCAAAAGTACTAAATTTAGTACCACGTGAAGGATTATAGGTATCAACAGCATCAATCAAGCCTATATTTCCTTCTTGAATTAAATCCATTAAAACATCCTGTCTATCACTAATCTGCTTAGCTACTTTAAAAACAAGAGGTTGATAAGCTTTAATTAATTCTTGTCGTGATTGATAGTCATCCTCTTGTTTATATTTCTGCCATAAAAATTCTTCATCCTCAGGAGCTAATATATTAATTTTACTTAATTCTTTGAAATAAAGATCCATCTTTATTATCCTTTCTAAAACTGTATATTAGTCTCTACACTAAAAGAGTATCTATCCCGTCCCATCCAATTACTTTGCAATGTGAACTCATCATTAAGATAAAATATCAATGATAATTCTCCTGGATCTTCCCTCCATAAATTATCAAAATCAGATTTAAACACATCTGAATATTGTAGATATAATCTGTTGTTAATATATTTTCCAATATATATGGCAACTTCGTTACTCCAGCCAAAATCATAGGTGTTTACTTCCAAATGATCAAGTTCAAGTGCCTCTCTAAAAGCCTCCTGAATATTCCCAATAAAATCTAACTGAAATCTATTTTGAAGCATTCTAAATAATTCAGTCTCAACTATACCAGTCCAATTACCAGTCATAAACTCTCCTAATCCTCCTCTTTGTGTTAAAAGCAGAAGGATCTCATCTGGATCCAGAGCAGGAGATGAAGTAAATGTAGTATCCATATTTGTTGCCTTACCTCTTAAGCGAACTTCTACAATAGTACCCCTAACATTAGTTCTAGCTTCTGCAGATATATTAGGAATTAAAGCATCATCACCGTAAAAACTTCTTTCAAAAGTGGCTGTACCTTCATTTAAGTTAAAAACATTATTATAAAATTCAAATCTACCTTGCTTACTTGATAATTGTCCTATAATATCTACTTCTTTATCATAATATAAAACATTTAGCATACCTTCCTGGACAGCTATATCTAAATAATTATTTTTTAAAGAAACATTTTCTCCAGGATATAGATTAAGGTCAAGTTCAAAAGAGAAAGTACCCTTAGGTTCTTCCCATTCTATTGGCATTCCTACTTTCAAGTTATGAGTAAGAATATCTCCTTTTAGTAAGGGATTATCCAATGGACCTATAATCCTTACATCTGGATCAAAATAGCCATCAAAGGAACCATAATTAAAAGGTAAATCTTCACCAACTGCACGTAATTCTAAATTATCATTAGCTCTAAAAGGTCTTATCAAACCCTGAATGAAAAATTCACCATCACCATACATTGCATTGATATTAGGCACTTGTATTTCTTGACCGTTAAATAAAAGATCTCCATTTATTTTTGATAATCTATCAGGCAAATCCATATCAAGACCAACATCATTTAAGCTCACTTTTCCCACAAGGGATGGCTGTTCTAAACCTCCTGTAAAACTTATTTCTCCAGATAGATCACCAGAGAAGTCTGGCCAGGAAGAATCATAACTCGAAATTATTTCCAACGGAAAATTCCTACTTTCTGCTGAGAACTTCACCCCTTCTGCACCTTCTGCAATAGAGAAGTAACTATTAAAAGCAAGACTACGCTCTGCCGATAAGAGGATCTGTTGATTCATGTTGAAATCACTAGCATTTTTTAGCTCTATTTGGCCAAATATCCTCTCAGCCATTATATTTTCCAAATAAGCTTCTTCAATATTAGTATCTATATAGAGTGTATAATCAGCAAAGTCCCCCTG
The Halanaerobiaceae bacterium ANBcell28 genome window above contains:
- a CDS encoding sigma-70 family RNA polymerase sigma factor, which produces MDLYFKELSKINILAPEDEEFLWQKYKQEDDYQSRQELIKAYQPLVFKVAKQISDRQDVLMDLIQEGNIGLIDAVDTYNPSRGTKFSTFAIYHIRGRGLDYLKNGIKELSFPLDIYPDEFEDKVVDKDAFDRIIKSLKELPDREKAIIEGIYLADKKADSLALEMEISLSYLYRLQKKAIKRLRGKLSRFIMKWK